From the genome of Pirellulaceae bacterium:
TGCCGATTGGATTCTGGCCTTTGGCACCTTTGTACAAGTCGCTAACCAGATTAGTGAGCTTTGCGTCAGTAACCGTGGGCACGACCGCAGTTGTCACTTTATTCAACTTACTTAACGCCGCAGCGGCGGCCACCCCGGCGCCACCACCGGCGGCCATTTTGGCAAGTTTGGCTGCGTCTCCTAATCCGGGTATAGAGGCAAGCAGGTTGATTAAGGCTTCCTGATAATTACCCCGACCCAACGTGATGCCCGCGTTGGCTAGGTCGAATATTATGCCAAGGCCAGGGGCAAAGCCGCCAACATCCAGCGCAAACTGCACGCCATCGAGCACCAGCGTCCACCAGCTACTGGCCTCTGGTTCTTCCTCGGACTGGGTTACCGTAGTGGGTAAGACAATCTCATACTCGGTCCTGGCATCGGGTCCATAGGTGCCCGAAACGAATACCAGAAACTCCGGTGTGCTTAGCTCCAAAGACGGCAGACCACGTTGGTACGACCCGCTGACATTGACGTGCGGATCACCGAATACTGCGAAACTCTGGCTGGGTAGCTGGTCTGATGAGATATTAGCGGTGTACGTGTTCCCAGCACTGTATCAACAGATGGTGGATGGCCCCATCCAATCATTTGCAATCGGGCGAGAACTGTTCTTCGCGGGCCATTCGAGCCATGGCGGTACGTCTCCTGAAGGTACGCCTGCCGCAGTTCAGCTTCGGTCCAGTGACCAATGCTGGCCGAACTGCGCTTGATGCCTTATTAGACGAACCTGCTCTTGAATTCTTTGATCGGCATTCACAACTTTTTAGGAGTTCCCTACCCGCCCCCCATTCTGCTGTATCCCCAGAAGGCCCAGAAGGCCTGTCCCACCAGAAGGCAACGACATTAGTTCCAGTCACGTTGGCTGCTCATATGCCAACTTTATCTTTCGTATGGTAGTCGAAATGTCATAGCAAACGCGACGAAAAATTATCCTGGTCCCGTCCAAGAGCGCGTAACACGCTCGTTCGTCGCCATCCCGTGGCTGACCCACCGAGCCTACGTTACATATCAATCTGCAATTGGAGCCGTCAAATTCCATGCCAAACTCTTCAGGAACCATGTGCCGCCAGTCACTGTTTTCTGCGTAAGGGAAAATGCCGGGCAAGTGGGTACCGCCACAAAAGCAAATATTGGAAATCTGGGCGAATACACCGCGCATCTTTCTAGAGTCAAAGACATTTTCCGGGAACAGTGCATCATCAATTGGATTCAAAATCGTTCCGTGAACGAATTGACCATTGGCATCAGTGAATACTTTCGGCCTCGCTAACATAAGTTCTCGGATCGCTTCGGTGTCTATTGAGCCAGACATTGTTTCCAAAAACTCGCTCGTCGTCCGACCAGCATGAATTCGTTCATCGAAACCAGGAAACGCCTGGTCCACTAAGTTACGATCATTATTGCCTTCCAAGACCACGGAAAATCGCAAGGCGAGCTGCAGGCACTGAAACGGATTTGTGCCATAACCAGTTACGTCTCCCAAGCAGTAAATAGATGAGGCACCAACCTGGCTGATGTCCGCAAACACTGATTCCAGAGCTTCCAGATTGCTCTGAATATCACTAATAACTGCAATCATAATCAAACTCCGGAACTTGCCGTTTTACAACCCAAGTACTCTTAGCAGATTATCAATCTCAGTCAGATTTTGTGCGACTTGTGACTCCATCGCCACAATTCCGTCCTTGAGCGTTTGGATGCGCAACTGCTTGAACTCATCAAACCCTAACGAATCGATCGCATTCGTTGGTAACAGGCCTTGGAGTTCGTCGAGCTTATTTCGAGCATCGATGAGCTCCTTTCTGAGTTCCGCATTTTTCTTCCCAAGGTTTACCAAATCGCCTGAGCATGTGTTATGCACCAGCAGCGCGATCTCGCCCACTTGATAGACGTGCTGGCCGTGGACTTCGATATTGTAGACGGCGGTAGGCTGATTGTGGATGGTGATGGACAGGACTTGCGCGGAACCGTCAGCGGATCGTAGTGTTTCACCGATTTCAAGTTCACCCAGCGCTACCCAGTCCTGCCGATCTTCGGACCAGATGGGGTGAATGGTGGTGCCGGTAATGGCTTGGATCTGACCGTCGGTGCCGAGGATTTCAACGCAGGCGACGGTGTGGACCTCGCGAGTGCAGAAGCGAGCGGTAACAACACTGCCGTCGCCGGCGGCGATTTCGGGGCAGTCGTCAATTGACGTGACCAGGGCTGAGCCGTGAACTTGCAAGTCTTCCATGTTCGTCGGCAGCAGTTTGCCTGCCTGGATGCCGTGCTGCTTGATCCACCCGCGCGGCCGGAGCAGCTCAGCATCGACAATGCCGCCATCGGTACGCTACATGGTGATCGATAGCTTGGCCCAAGTGGCTTGATCCGGCTCTGGCAGCGATTCGTCGTACTCCCAGGGTCGCGGGTTCTGGGTGGGAATGCGTGCGCCTAGTGGCACCTGCTCGATGGGAAGGAGCAGTAAAGTTTGAAGTGTGACAGATTGCTGTGTCCCCAGGCAGGCAGGTGCGAGTGCTCGATCGCCAAGCAAAAGTGTTACCCAAATCGCTGCCAATGATTCGCGCTAGCTTCCTTCCCAAGTCGATGCAGGACGACTTGCAGAAGATCGTTGAAGCTCGCAGCGAGCTGCTGCGTTTGAGCTGAATCTCCGAACATGAGCAGACTGCCTTGCCGCACATCAAGTTGCAAGTCGTTTTTGACAATCCCAAGCAGTCCATCGAAGCTCTTGCGCATGTCGATGGACAACCTTCAATTGTTATCAGTCCTAGTGAGCGGCGAGGCATCACCCTACCTTTGAACATGTTCTCTGAAGCATTTACCTTAGTTCGAAGATTTGCATCATCACTTTCTTGGATACTCGATTCACGGCAGCGTTCACATATATGTATTCCTTGTATCTGTATTCCTTGCCGGATTTAATATTTTCATACAACACCCAGTCCGAATCCAGCTGCACGAATTGTCTGTCTACATTCATGAACCCAATATTTTCCCCCACGTACTGACGAGGTGTGTCCAAGACTGATTTCTCATTGTCTACTTCCCAAAAGGGCTTCCCCAGTGTTTGTAACCATGCATTTAGGTCTTCTTCGTTTAACTCAAATTCTATGAAGACATTAAACCGAATCTCCCTCACCGCGCATTGAATGAATTGCGCTTTATCAGGAACGACGCTGGTGAGGACTTCCATGCACCTTTTACTGACTGGCAAGTCGCGCAACTTACTGGCTGTAAAGCGTTCGTATCGCAGGCCACTGACTATGATAATTGCAGCTGCTGTTATCACGATACAGAGAGCGAACACACATCCTGAGAACAGCCCAATTACTCTGAGAGGTCGCATCATTACCAAATTTTCTTAACAGGGACTGTTATTTTTGCTCTAATGCGAAAGTCGGAATCAGTTAGTCCATCCCATATCCAGTTGCCAATGAGTGCTTCCAACGAGTGCCAAATGAATGGTACAGCACCTGCGGAAAAATGTCCTCGATCCCAACTCTCCCGAAATCCAAGCGCATCAATATCATCTTCGAGCGTAAAGTCTACTTTGCCGATAATTCCCGTACGTCCTCCGGGAAACGTGGTGTTGCTAAAACTCCAGGTGGCGGTCAACTGACTTGTACCTAAGACCCAACGCATCC
Proteins encoded in this window:
- a CDS encoding metallophosphoesterase family protein, with amino-acid sequence MIMIAVISDIQSNLEALESVFADISQVGASSIYCLGDVTGYGTNPFQCLQLALRFSVVLEGNNDRNLVDQAFPGFDERIHAGRTTSEFLETMSGSIDTEAIRELMLARPKVFTDANGQFVHGTILNPIDDALFPENVFDSRKMRGVFAQISNICFCGGTHLPGIFPYAENSDWRHMVPEEFGMEFDGSNCRLICNVGSVGQPRDGDERACYALLDGTRIIFRRVCYDISTTIRKIKLAYEQPT